The following are encoded together in the Monodelphis domestica isolate mMonDom1 chromosome 5, mMonDom1.pri, whole genome shotgun sequence genome:
- the USP15 gene encoding ubiquitin carboxyl-terminal hydrolase 15 isoform X6: MFHEFSYSDKPLSCCICSSCDYEVDFSNPNCLSNTPPLTEYFLNDKYQEELNFDNPLGMRGEIAKSYAELIKQMWSGKYSYVTPRAFKTQVGRFAPQFSGYQQQDCQELLAFLLDGLHEDLNRIRKKPYIQLKDADGRPDKVVAEEAWENHLKRNDSIIVDIFHGLFKSTLVCPECAKISVTFDPFCYLTLPLPMKKERTLEVYLVRMDPLTKPMQYKVVVPKIGNILDLCTALSTLSGVPADKMIVTDIYNHRFHRIFAMDENLNSIMERDDIYVFEITINRTEDTEQVIIPVCLREKYRHTGYSHHSGSSLFGQPFLMAVPRNNTEEKLYNLLLLRMCRYVKTSTETEETEGSLHYCKDQNINGNGPNGIHEECSPSEMETDEPDDESSQDQELPSENENSQSEDSVGGDNDSENGLCTEETCKGQLLMGHKKRLFTFQFNNLGNTDINYIKDDTRHIRFDDRQLRLDERSFLALDWDPELKKRYFDDNAAEDFEKHESVEYKPPKKPFVKLKDCIELFTTKEKLGAEDPWYCPNCKEHQQATKKLDLWSLPPVLVVHLKRFSYSRYMRDKLDTLVDFPINDLDMSEFLINPNAGPCRYNLIAVSNHYGGMGGGHYTAFAKNKDDGKWYYFDDSSVSTASEDQIVSKAAYVLFYQRQDTFSGTGFFPLDRETKQGASAATGIPLESDEDSNENDNDLENENCMHTN; the protein is encoded by the exons TGTTTGAGCAACACCCCTCCACTTACTGAATATTTCCTCAATGATAAGTACCAAGAAGAACTGAATTTTGACAATCCCTTAGGAATGAGAGGTGAAATAGCAAAATCTTACGCTGAACTCATCAAGCAAATGTGGTCTGGAAAATACAGCTATGTCACCCCAAGAGCCTTTAAG ACACAGGTGGGACGTTTTGCACCTCAGTTTTCTGGGTATCAACAGCAAGACTGCCAAGAATTACTAGCTTTCCTCTTAGATGGTCTACATGAAGATTTgaatagaattaggaaaaaacctTATATTCAATTGAAGGATGCTGATGGAAGGCCTGACAAG gTTGTTGCTGAAGAAGCCTGGGAAAACCACTTAAAAAGAAATGATTCTATCATAGTAGATATATTTCATGGCCTTTTCAAGTCAACCTTAGTTTGTCCTGAGTGCGCTAAGATTTCAGTAACATTTGATCCTTTTTGTTACTTGACTCTTCCACTGCCTATGAAAAAAGAGCGTACCTTGGAAGTTTATTTAGTTAGAATGGATCCACTTACCAAACCTATGCAG TACAAAGTAGTTGTTCCCAAAATTGGAAATATACTAGATCTTTGCACagctctatccactttgtcagGGGTACCAGCTGATAAG aTGATAGTTACTGATATATACAATCACAGATTTCACAGAATATTTGCTATGGATGAAAATCTTAATAGTATTATGGAACGGGATGATATTTATGT ATTTGAAATTACCATCAACAGAACAGAAGATACTGAGCAAGTCATAATTCCTGTTTGTTTAAGAGAAAAGTACAGACACACAGGTTATAGCCACCATAGTGGTTCATCACTCTTTGGCCAACCTTTTCTTATGGCAGTACCTCGAaataatactgaagaaaaacTCTATAATCTTCTATTGTTGAGGATGTG CCGATATGTAAAAACATCTACTGAAACTGAAGAAACAGAAGGATCCCTACACTACTGTAAGGACCAAAATATTAATGGGAATGGCCCAAATGGAATACATGAAGAATGTTCCCCAA GTGAAATGGAAACAGATGAGCCAGATGATGAATCCAGTCAGGATCAAGAACTTCCTTCAGAGAATGAAAACAGTCAATCTGAAGATTCAGTTGGAGGAGACAATGACTCTGAAAATGGATTGTGTACTGAGGAAACTTGCAAAGGTCAACTTCTCATGGGACACAAAAAGAGATTATTTACATTCCAGTTCAACAATTTAGGCAATACTGATATCAACTACATCAAAGATGATACTAGACATATTAGATTTGATGACAGACAGCTTAGATTAGATG aaAGATCTTTCCTTGCTTTGGATTGGGATCCTGaattgaaaaaaagatattttgatgATAATGCAGCTgag GATTTTGAAAAACATGAAAGTGTGGAATATAAACCTCCAAAAAAACCTTTTGTGAAATTAAAAGATTGCATTGAACTGTTTACAACAAAAGAAAAGCTAGGTGCTGAAGACCCTTG GTACTGTCCAAATTGTAAAGAACATCAGCAAGCtacaaaaaaattagatttatggTCACTGCCTCCAGTATTGGTGGTCCATCTTAAGCGTTTTTCTTACAGCAGATATATGAGGGATAAGTTGGATACATTAGTTGATTTTCCTATTAA tGACTTGGATATGTCAGAATTCCTTATTAATCCAAATGCAGGGCCTTGCCGCTACAATTTGATTGCTGTGTCCAACCACTATGGAGGAATGGGAGGAGGGCACT ATACTGCTTTTgcaaaaaataaagatgatggaAAATGGTACTATTTTGATGACAGTAGTGTCTCAACTGCTTCTGAAGACCAAATTGTG TCCAAAGCAGCATATGTGCTCTTCTACCAGAGACAGGACACTTTCAGTGGGACTGGCTTTTTCCCCCTTGACCGAGAAACTAAACAAGGTGCTTCAGCTGCCACAGGCATCCCATTAGAAAGTGATGAAGATagtaatgagaatgacaatgatctAGAAAATGAAAACTGTATGCACACTAACTGA
- the USP15 gene encoding ubiquitin carboxyl-terminal hydrolase 15 isoform X7, whose protein sequence is MNSAIQCLSNTPPLTEYFLNDKYQEELNFDNPLGMRGEIAKSYAELIKQMWSGKYSYVTPRAFKTQVGRFAPQFSGYQQQDCQELLAFLLDGLHEDLNRIRKKPYIQLKDADGRPDKVVAEEAWENHLKRNDSIIVDIFHGLFKSTLVCPECAKISVTFDPFCYLTLPLPMKKERTLEVYLVRMDPLTKPMQYKVVVPKIGNILDLCTALSTLSGVPADKMIVTDIYNHRFHRIFAMDENLNSIMERDDIYVFEITINRTEDTEQVIIPVCLREKYRHTGYSHHSGSSLFGQPFLMAVPRNNTEEKLYNLLLLRMCRYVKTSTETEETEGSLHYCKDQNINGNGPNGIHEECSPSEMETDEPDDESSQDQELPSENENSQSEDSVGGDNDSENGLCTEETCKGQLLMGHKKRLFTFQFNNLGNTDINYIKDDTRHIRFDDRQLRLDERSFLALDWDPELKKRYFDDNAAEDFEKHESVEYKPPKKPFVKLKDCIELFTTKEKLGAEDPWYCPNCKEHQQATKKLDLWSLPPVLVVHLKRFSYSRYMRDKLDTLVDFPINDLDMSEFLINPNAGPCRYNLIAVSNHYGGMGGGHYTAFAKNKDDGKWYYFDDSSVSTASEDQIVSKAAYVLFYQRQDTFSGTGFFPLDRETKQGASAATGIPLESDEDSNENDNDLENENCMHTN, encoded by the exons TGTTTGAGCAACACCCCTCCACTTACTGAATATTTCCTCAATGATAAGTACCAAGAAGAACTGAATTTTGACAATCCCTTAGGAATGAGAGGTGAAATAGCAAAATCTTACGCTGAACTCATCAAGCAAATGTGGTCTGGAAAATACAGCTATGTCACCCCAAGAGCCTTTAAG ACACAGGTGGGACGTTTTGCACCTCAGTTTTCTGGGTATCAACAGCAAGACTGCCAAGAATTACTAGCTTTCCTCTTAGATGGTCTACATGAAGATTTgaatagaattaggaaaaaacctTATATTCAATTGAAGGATGCTGATGGAAGGCCTGACAAG gTTGTTGCTGAAGAAGCCTGGGAAAACCACTTAAAAAGAAATGATTCTATCATAGTAGATATATTTCATGGCCTTTTCAAGTCAACCTTAGTTTGTCCTGAGTGCGCTAAGATTTCAGTAACATTTGATCCTTTTTGTTACTTGACTCTTCCACTGCCTATGAAAAAAGAGCGTACCTTGGAAGTTTATTTAGTTAGAATGGATCCACTTACCAAACCTATGCAG TACAAAGTAGTTGTTCCCAAAATTGGAAATATACTAGATCTTTGCACagctctatccactttgtcagGGGTACCAGCTGATAAG aTGATAGTTACTGATATATACAATCACAGATTTCACAGAATATTTGCTATGGATGAAAATCTTAATAGTATTATGGAACGGGATGATATTTATGT ATTTGAAATTACCATCAACAGAACAGAAGATACTGAGCAAGTCATAATTCCTGTTTGTTTAAGAGAAAAGTACAGACACACAGGTTATAGCCACCATAGTGGTTCATCACTCTTTGGCCAACCTTTTCTTATGGCAGTACCTCGAaataatactgaagaaaaacTCTATAATCTTCTATTGTTGAGGATGTG CCGATATGTAAAAACATCTACTGAAACTGAAGAAACAGAAGGATCCCTACACTACTGTAAGGACCAAAATATTAATGGGAATGGCCCAAATGGAATACATGAAGAATGTTCCCCAA GTGAAATGGAAACAGATGAGCCAGATGATGAATCCAGTCAGGATCAAGAACTTCCTTCAGAGAATGAAAACAGTCAATCTGAAGATTCAGTTGGAGGAGACAATGACTCTGAAAATGGATTGTGTACTGAGGAAACTTGCAAAGGTCAACTTCTCATGGGACACAAAAAGAGATTATTTACATTCCAGTTCAACAATTTAGGCAATACTGATATCAACTACATCAAAGATGATACTAGACATATTAGATTTGATGACAGACAGCTTAGATTAGATG aaAGATCTTTCCTTGCTTTGGATTGGGATCCTGaattgaaaaaaagatattttgatgATAATGCAGCTgag GATTTTGAAAAACATGAAAGTGTGGAATATAAACCTCCAAAAAAACCTTTTGTGAAATTAAAAGATTGCATTGAACTGTTTACAACAAAAGAAAAGCTAGGTGCTGAAGACCCTTG GTACTGTCCAAATTGTAAAGAACATCAGCAAGCtacaaaaaaattagatttatggTCACTGCCTCCAGTATTGGTGGTCCATCTTAAGCGTTTTTCTTACAGCAGATATATGAGGGATAAGTTGGATACATTAGTTGATTTTCCTATTAA tGACTTGGATATGTCAGAATTCCTTATTAATCCAAATGCAGGGCCTTGCCGCTACAATTTGATTGCTGTGTCCAACCACTATGGAGGAATGGGAGGAGGGCACT ATACTGCTTTTgcaaaaaataaagatgatggaAAATGGTACTATTTTGATGACAGTAGTGTCTCAACTGCTTCTGAAGACCAAATTGTG TCCAAAGCAGCATATGTGCTCTTCTACCAGAGACAGGACACTTTCAGTGGGACTGGCTTTTTCCCCCTTGACCGAGAAACTAAACAAGGTGCTTCAGCTGCCACAGGCATCCCATTAGAAAGTGATGAAGATagtaatgagaatgacaatgatctAGAAAATGAAAACTGTATGCACACTAACTGA
- the USP15 gene encoding ubiquitin carboxyl-terminal hydrolase 15 isoform X8, whose amino-acid sequence MRGEIAKSYAELIKQMWSGKYSYVTPRAFKTQVGRFAPQFSGYQQQDCQELLAFLLDGLHEDLNRIRKKPYIQLKDADGRPDKVVAEEAWENHLKRNDSIIVDIFHGLFKSTLVCPECAKISVTFDPFCYLTLPLPMKKERTLEVYLVRMDPLTKPMQYKVVVPKIGNILDLCTALSTLSGVPADKMIVTDIYNHRFHRIFAMDENLNSIMERDDIYVFEITINRTEDTEQVIIPVCLREKYRHTGYSHHSGSSLFGQPFLMAVPRNNTEEKLYNLLLLRMCRYVKTSTETEETEGSLHYCKDQNINGNGPNGIHEECSPSEMETDEPDDESSQDQELPSENENSQSEDSVGGDNDSENGLCTEETCKGQLLMGHKKRLFTFQFNNLGNTDINYIKDDTRHIRFDDRQLRLDERSFLALDWDPELKKRYFDDNAAEDFEKHESVEYKPPKKPFVKLKDCIELFTTKEKLGAEDPWYCPNCKEHQQATKKLDLWSLPPVLVVHLKRFSYSRYMRDKLDTLVDFPINDLDMSEFLINPNAGPCRYNLIAVSNHYGGMGGGHYTAFAKNKDDGKWYYFDDSSVSTASEDQIVSKAAYVLFYQRQDTFSGTGFFPLDRETKQGASAATGIPLESDEDSNENDNDLENENCMHTN is encoded by the exons ATGAGAGGTGAAATAGCAAAATCTTACGCTGAACTCATCAAGCAAATGTGGTCTGGAAAATACAGCTATGTCACCCCAAGAGCCTTTAAG ACACAGGTGGGACGTTTTGCACCTCAGTTTTCTGGGTATCAACAGCAAGACTGCCAAGAATTACTAGCTTTCCTCTTAGATGGTCTACATGAAGATTTgaatagaattaggaaaaaacctTATATTCAATTGAAGGATGCTGATGGAAGGCCTGACAAG gTTGTTGCTGAAGAAGCCTGGGAAAACCACTTAAAAAGAAATGATTCTATCATAGTAGATATATTTCATGGCCTTTTCAAGTCAACCTTAGTTTGTCCTGAGTGCGCTAAGATTTCAGTAACATTTGATCCTTTTTGTTACTTGACTCTTCCACTGCCTATGAAAAAAGAGCGTACCTTGGAAGTTTATTTAGTTAGAATGGATCCACTTACCAAACCTATGCAG TACAAAGTAGTTGTTCCCAAAATTGGAAATATACTAGATCTTTGCACagctctatccactttgtcagGGGTACCAGCTGATAAG aTGATAGTTACTGATATATACAATCACAGATTTCACAGAATATTTGCTATGGATGAAAATCTTAATAGTATTATGGAACGGGATGATATTTATGT ATTTGAAATTACCATCAACAGAACAGAAGATACTGAGCAAGTCATAATTCCTGTTTGTTTAAGAGAAAAGTACAGACACACAGGTTATAGCCACCATAGTGGTTCATCACTCTTTGGCCAACCTTTTCTTATGGCAGTACCTCGAaataatactgaagaaaaacTCTATAATCTTCTATTGTTGAGGATGTG CCGATATGTAAAAACATCTACTGAAACTGAAGAAACAGAAGGATCCCTACACTACTGTAAGGACCAAAATATTAATGGGAATGGCCCAAATGGAATACATGAAGAATGTTCCCCAA GTGAAATGGAAACAGATGAGCCAGATGATGAATCCAGTCAGGATCAAGAACTTCCTTCAGAGAATGAAAACAGTCAATCTGAAGATTCAGTTGGAGGAGACAATGACTCTGAAAATGGATTGTGTACTGAGGAAACTTGCAAAGGTCAACTTCTCATGGGACACAAAAAGAGATTATTTACATTCCAGTTCAACAATTTAGGCAATACTGATATCAACTACATCAAAGATGATACTAGACATATTAGATTTGATGACAGACAGCTTAGATTAGATG aaAGATCTTTCCTTGCTTTGGATTGGGATCCTGaattgaaaaaaagatattttgatgATAATGCAGCTgag GATTTTGAAAAACATGAAAGTGTGGAATATAAACCTCCAAAAAAACCTTTTGTGAAATTAAAAGATTGCATTGAACTGTTTACAACAAAAGAAAAGCTAGGTGCTGAAGACCCTTG GTACTGTCCAAATTGTAAAGAACATCAGCAAGCtacaaaaaaattagatttatggTCACTGCCTCCAGTATTGGTGGTCCATCTTAAGCGTTTTTCTTACAGCAGATATATGAGGGATAAGTTGGATACATTAGTTGATTTTCCTATTAA tGACTTGGATATGTCAGAATTCCTTATTAATCCAAATGCAGGGCCTTGCCGCTACAATTTGATTGCTGTGTCCAACCACTATGGAGGAATGGGAGGAGGGCACT ATACTGCTTTTgcaaaaaataaagatgatggaAAATGGTACTATTTTGATGACAGTAGTGTCTCAACTGCTTCTGAAGACCAAATTGTG TCCAAAGCAGCATATGTGCTCTTCTACCAGAGACAGGACACTTTCAGTGGGACTGGCTTTTTCCCCCTTGACCGAGAAACTAAACAAGGTGCTTCAGCTGCCACAGGCATCCCATTAGAAAGTGATGAAGATagtaatgagaatgacaatgatctAGAAAATGAAAACTGTATGCACACTAACTGA